Proteins encoded within one genomic window of Budorcas taxicolor isolate Tak-1 chromosome 12, Takin1.1, whole genome shotgun sequence:
- the SKA3 gene encoding spindle and kinetochore-associated protein 3 produces MDPIRGFCGKLRSLAVTLDSETARLQRALDGEDSDFEDCPMRVLHDLNSEVRILKDDVNILLDKANLESQENIGFIKATKILMKKNSMDIMKIKEFFQKYGYIPRAKKNSVDEQGVTDSKPESSECERPEMPDVKDNLLDSAAASTSVPEKSPRSPQLSDFGLERYIVSQVIPNPPQAVNNQKEEPKILTPLSKHSLVKTPKCALKMDDFECVTPKLEHFGISEYTMCLNDDYTIGLKNVKTNSETKETEPVPNDNVLATPGLITQPLGKNNAEHTHSPLAPTFCTPGLKVPSTKSSTAMVSTNSSSNDLETEESTSLVSNSDKCFENFAEPSSPTISSYENLLKTPTPPEVTMIPEDIRQILSKYNSNLASLGAVRAVSPINVFLPRHGGQNM; encoded by the exons ACTTTGAAGACTGTCCAATGAGAGTTCTACATGACCTTAACTCAGAAGTACGAATTCTAAAG GATGATGTCAATATTCTTCTTGATAAAGCAAACTtggaaagtcaagaaaacattggtttcataaaagcaacaaaaatattgatgaaaaagaattcaatggatatcatgaaaataaaagagttttTCCAGAAGTATGGATATATTCCACGTGCCAAGAAAAATTCAG TGGATGAGCAAGGAGTCACTGACTCTAAACCAGAGTCCAGTGAATGTGAACGTCCTGAGATGCCTGACGTGAAAGACAATTTGTTGGATTCTGCTGCTGCAAGCACTTCTGTTCCTGAGAAGTCACCACGTAGTCCACAACTTTCTGATTTTGGACTTGAGCGGTACATCGTATCCCAAGTTATACCAAACCCTCCCCAAGCAGTAAACAACCAGAAGGAAGAGCCAAAAATTTTAACTCCATTGTCCAAACACTCACTAGTAAAAACTCCAAAATGTGCACTAAAGATGGATGATTTTGAGTGTGTAACTCCTAAATTAGAACACTTTGGTATCTCTGAATATACTATGTGTTTAAATGACGATTACACAATTGgacttaaaaatgtgaaaactaaCAG TGAgaccaaagaaacagaaccagtgcCCAATGATAATGTCTTGGCCACTCCTGGCCTCATAACCCAGCCGTTGGGAAAAAATA atgctgagcacacacactctcCTTTGGCACCTACATTCTGCACTCCTGGTTTGAAAGTCCCTTCTACAAAGAGCAGCACAGCTATG GTATCCACAAACAGTTCATCGAATGACTTAGAAACGGAAGAAAGTACATCATTAGTTTCAAATTCAGACAAGTGCTTTGAGAATTTTGCAGAACCCTCTTCTCCTACAATTTCTTCTTACGAGAATCTGCTCAAAACACCTACACCTCCAGAAGTTACTATGATTCCAGAAGATATTCGCCAG ATTTTATCAAAATACAACTCAAACCTAGCATCTCTAGGAGCAGTTAGAGCGGTGTCACCCATCAACGTGTTCCTTCCTCGGCATGGAGGACAGAATATGTGA
- the SAP18 gene encoding histone deacetylase complex subunit SAP18 → MLAAGVGGQSERLAGRRRKMAVESRVTQEEIKKEPEKPIDREKTCPLLLRVFTTNNGRHHRMDEFSRGNVPSSELQIYTWMDATLKELTSLVKEVYPEARKKGTHFNFAIVFTDLKRPGYRVKEIGSTMSGRKGTDDSMTLQSQKFQIGDYLDIAITPPNRAPPSSGRMRPY, encoded by the exons ATGCTCGCTGCCGGGGTCGGAGGTCAGAGCGAGCGTCTTGCGGGCCGGAGAAGGAAGATGGCGGTGGAGTCGCGCGTTACCCAGGAGGAAATTAAGAAGGAGCCGGAGAAGCCCATCGATCGAGAGAAG ACCTGCCCGCTGCTCCTGCGCGTCTTCACCACCAACAACGGCCGCCACCACCGCATGGACGAGTTCTCCCGCGGAAACGTGCCGTCCAGCGAGCTGCAGATCTACACTTG GATGGATGCAACCTTGAAAGAATTGACTAGTTTAGTAAAAGAAGTCTACCCAGAAGCCAGAAAAAAAGGCACACACTTCAATTTTGCAATTGTTTTTACAGATCTTAAAAGGCCTGGCTATCG AGTAAAGGAGATTGGCAGCACCATGTCTGGGAGAAAGGGGACTGATGACTCCATGACCCTGCAGTCGCAGAAGTTCCAAATAGGAGACTATCTGGACATAGCGATTACCCCTCCAAATCGGGCACCACCTTCTTCAGGGCGCATGAGACCGTATTAA